The DNA sequence CGTCACCTCCCCCGCCGCCCCGGTTGCGAAACAGCAGCAGCAGCAAGCCGACGATCAAGAGGCCGGTGAGCAGGCCGCTGAACAGCGCCAGCAGGCTCAGGCGCGAGGTGGGCGCGTAGGTGACCTCGACCCCGGCCTGTTGCAGGCGCGAGAGGGTGATCGCCGGATCGTTCGCCAGGGTGCGGGTGCGGTACGGGGTGCCGCCGGGCCGACCGTCTTCGAGGAGCACGGTCAGCAGCGCGGTGTTGCCCTGGTACTGAATCTGCGCGCTTTGCACCTGCCCGGCCCGCAGCGCCGCCGTGAAATCGGTCAGGCTGAGTTCGTCCGCGCGGCTGCGTGGACTCAGGGTCACGACCAGCAGCAGCACGGCCACGACCGCCGCCAGCCCCCAGCCCCAGGCCCCGCGCTTCATCGGCGGCTCCCCAGTGGCCCCGACACGGCCAGCTCCCGCACTCCAGGCGTCATGCCCCAGTGTAGGCCGCCCCCGGCGGGAAACTTTGGAAGAAGAGTCGGCATGTGACGGACCAAGCGCGGCCTTGAGTCTCCCTTCAACCTGAGTGCATGGCGCTCAAGTCTATTGACTGTTGAGAACTGTAGGCTTATGCTGTCAGGAGTTCAGAACTGCTGTCCTCCGGGCGGCAGAATCCCATGCATTCTAGGAGTCAACATGCCCAAAGCCGTCGGAATCGACCTCGGAACCACCAACAGCGTCATCGCCGTGATGGAAGGCGGACGTCCGGAAGTCATCGTGAACGCCGAAGGCGCGCGCACCACCCCCTCGGTCGTGGCCTTTAAGGGCGACGAGCGCCTGGTCGGGCAGATCGCCCGCCGTCAGGCCGCGCTCAACCCGCAGGCCACCCTCTTCGAGGTCAAGCGCTTTATCGGCCGCCGCTGGGACGAGGTCAAGGAGGAAGCCGCCCGCAGCCCCTTCCACGTCAAGGAAGGCCCCGGCGGCTCGGTGCGCCTGGAGGTGAACGGCAAGGAC is a window from the Deinococcus budaensis genome containing:
- a CDS encoding ATP-dependent metallopeptidase FtsH/Yme1/Tma family protein; its protein translation is MKRGAWGWGLAAVVAVLLLVVTLSPRSRADELSLTDFTAALRAGQVQSAQIQYQGNTALLTVLLEDGRPGGTPYRTRTLANDPAITLSRLQQAGVEVTYAPTSRLSLLALFSGLLTGLLIVGLLLLLFRNRGGGGGDAAGQFGKSKAAVVSEGQIKLTFQDVAGCDEAKADLQEVVDFLRHPERYHLLGARIPHGVLLVGPPGSGKTLLAKAVAGEAKVPYFSISGSDFVEMFVG